The proteins below are encoded in one region of Antennarius striatus isolate MH-2024 chromosome 7, ASM4005453v1, whole genome shotgun sequence:
- the LOC137598851 gene encoding flavin-containing monooxygenase 5-like isoform X1, translating into MVQSVAVIGAGISGLVSIKSCVDEGLQPTCFERSHDIGGLWRFKETPELGRANIYQSVVINSSKEMMAFSDFPPPAEFPNNMHHSDLMRYIRLYAKAFDLLQHICFKSIVVSVRQTLDFSTTGQWEVETETMGQREVHVFDAVMVCTGHFTQSHLPLKDFQGIESFKGNYFHSWNYRNADGLHGKRVVVIGIGNSGADIAVDISRVAAKVYLSTRSGAWVVRRVGAGGLPLDLGGTSRMNMMIQKLLPSWMNKTEEKLNMALDHKLYGLKPKHGFFQQIPVVNDDLPARIISGQVQMKPNVNEFCGSRVVFVDNSFIDEVDVVVFATGYNYSFPFLPSALKAKCGHRLQLYKHVFPPALTQPTLAVVGFIHAFGSVSPMAELQSRWATRVFKGLSTLPSEKKMMEEIEKDTLTMHQRFVCSERNPLQVDYIPYMDSIAEQVGVKPNILQLLLKDPRLALAVLLNPCTPYQYRLTGPGHWAGARQAILTQWERVVQPFRTRVVQEPETKPSSKRKIIFLFSGAALLFCFFYSKHPLSSFDPLSFFRSFVCD; encoded by the exons ATGGTCCAGAGTGTGGCAGTGATCGGTGCAGGCATCTCAGGTCTGGTCAGCATTAAGTCCTGTGTGGACGAAGGTCTGCAGCCCACCTGTTTTGAGAGAAGCCATGACATTGGAGGTCTATGGAGATTTAAG GAGACACCTGAGCTTGGACGCGCCAACATCTATCAGTCAGTGGTCATCAACAGCTCCAAAGAGATGATGGCCTTCAGTGACTTCCCTCCTCCAGCTGAGTTCCCTAACAACATGCACCACTCTGATCTGATGCGGTATATTCGACTCTATGCTAAGGCCTTCGACCTGCTTCAGCACATATGCTTCAAG tctatTGTGGTCAGTGTGAGGCAGACCTTGGATTTTTCCACGACAGGCCAGTGGGAAGTGGAGACAGAGACGATGGGTCAGAGGGAGGTTCATGTTTTTGATGCTGTGATGGTTTGTACAGGACACTTCACCCAGTCTCACCTGCCACTCAAAGACTTTCAAG GTATTGAAAGCTTCAAGGGCAACTATTTCCATAGCTGGAACTACCGTAATGCAGATGGTCTCCATGGCAAAAGAGTGGTGGTGATTGGAATTGGAAACTCTGGAGCCGATATTGCTGTGGATATCAGTAGAGTTGCTGCTAAG GTGTATCTAAGTACCAGGAGTGGTGCATGGGTTGTCCGCCGTGTAGGGGCAGGAGGGCTCCCACTTGACCTTGGTGGAACTTCTCGAATGAATATGATGATACAGAAGCTCCTTCCCTCGTGGATGAACAAGACAGAGGAGAAGCTTAATATGGCGTTAGACCACAAATTATATGGTCTAAAACCAAAACATGG TTTTTTTCAACAGATCCCTGTCGTAAATGATGACCTTCCAGCTCGGATCATCTCAGGTCAGGTTCAGATGAAGCCAAACGTGAATGAGTTCTGTGGGTCTCGTGTGGTCTTTGTTGACAATAGCTTTATAGATGAG GTGGATGTTGTGGTGTTTGCTACAGGATACAACTACAGCTTCCCCTTCCTACCCTCAGCACTGAAAGCTAAATGTGGTCACAGGCTGCAGCTCTACAAACATGTGTTCCCTCCTGCATTGACCCAGCCCACACTGGCGGTGGTGGGCTTCATCCACGCCTTTGGCAGTGTCAGCCCCATGGCTGAGTTGCAGAGTCGCTGGGCCACGAGAGTGTTTAAAG GTTTATCGACTCTCCCctcagaaaaaaagatgatggaGGAAATTGAAAAAGATACCTTAACCATGCATCAGAG GTTTGTCTGCTCAGAGCGGAACCCTCTCCAGGTGGACTACATCCCTTACATGGACTCCATAGCAGAACAGGTGGGGGTTAAACCGAACATACTGCAGCTCCTGCTGAAGGACCCCAGACTGGCGCTGGCAGTTTTACTGAATCCCTGTACTCCTTATCAGTACCGCCTAACTGGGCCAGGCCATTGGGCTGGAGCCCGTCAGGCCATTCTCACTCAGTGGGAGAGGGTGGTTCAGCCCTTCAGGACCAGAGTAGTCCAAGAACCAGAAACCAAACCATCCTCTAAAAggaaaattatatttcttttctcAGGTGCAGCATTACTGTTTTGCTTCTTCTACAGTAAGcaccctctctcctcttttgaTCCTTTATCTTTCTTCAGGTCTTTTGTTTGTGATTGA
- the LOC137598851 gene encoding flavin-containing monooxygenase 5-like isoform X2, giving the protein MVQSVAVIGAGISGLVSIKSCVDEGLQPTCFERSHDIGGLWRFKETPELGRANIYQSVVINSSKEMMAFSDFPPPAEFPNNMHHSDLMRYIRLYAKAFDLLQHICFKSIVVSVRQTLDFSTTGQWEVETETMGQREVHVFDAVMVCTGHFTQSHLPLKDFQGIESFKGNYFHSWNYRNADGLHGKRVVVIGIGNSGADIAVDISRVAAKVYLSTRSGAWVVRRVGAGGLPLDLGGTSRMNMMIQKLLPSWMNKTEEKLNMALDHKLYGLKPKHGFFQQIPVVNDDLPARIISGQVQMKPNVNEFCGSRVVFVDNSFIDEVDVVVFATGYNYSFPFLPSALKAKCGHRLQLYKHVFPPALTQPTLAVVGFIHAFGSVSPMAELQSRWATRVFKGLSTLPSEKKMMEEIEKDTLTMHQRFVCSERNPLQVDYIPYMDSIAEQVPSSEVTAAGDRNAIQSCLRC; this is encoded by the exons ATGGTCCAGAGTGTGGCAGTGATCGGTGCAGGCATCTCAGGTCTGGTCAGCATTAAGTCCTGTGTGGACGAAGGTCTGCAGCCCACCTGTTTTGAGAGAAGCCATGACATTGGAGGTCTATGGAGATTTAAG GAGACACCTGAGCTTGGACGCGCCAACATCTATCAGTCAGTGGTCATCAACAGCTCCAAAGAGATGATGGCCTTCAGTGACTTCCCTCCTCCAGCTGAGTTCCCTAACAACATGCACCACTCTGATCTGATGCGGTATATTCGACTCTATGCTAAGGCCTTCGACCTGCTTCAGCACATATGCTTCAAG tctatTGTGGTCAGTGTGAGGCAGACCTTGGATTTTTCCACGACAGGCCAGTGGGAAGTGGAGACAGAGACGATGGGTCAGAGGGAGGTTCATGTTTTTGATGCTGTGATGGTTTGTACAGGACACTTCACCCAGTCTCACCTGCCACTCAAAGACTTTCAAG GTATTGAAAGCTTCAAGGGCAACTATTTCCATAGCTGGAACTACCGTAATGCAGATGGTCTCCATGGCAAAAGAGTGGTGGTGATTGGAATTGGAAACTCTGGAGCCGATATTGCTGTGGATATCAGTAGAGTTGCTGCTAAG GTGTATCTAAGTACCAGGAGTGGTGCATGGGTTGTCCGCCGTGTAGGGGCAGGAGGGCTCCCACTTGACCTTGGTGGAACTTCTCGAATGAATATGATGATACAGAAGCTCCTTCCCTCGTGGATGAACAAGACAGAGGAGAAGCTTAATATGGCGTTAGACCACAAATTATATGGTCTAAAACCAAAACATGG TTTTTTTCAACAGATCCCTGTCGTAAATGATGACCTTCCAGCTCGGATCATCTCAGGTCAGGTTCAGATGAAGCCAAACGTGAATGAGTTCTGTGGGTCTCGTGTGGTCTTTGTTGACAATAGCTTTATAGATGAG GTGGATGTTGTGGTGTTTGCTACAGGATACAACTACAGCTTCCCCTTCCTACCCTCAGCACTGAAAGCTAAATGTGGTCACAGGCTGCAGCTCTACAAACATGTGTTCCCTCCTGCATTGACCCAGCCCACACTGGCGGTGGTGGGCTTCATCCACGCCTTTGGCAGTGTCAGCCCCATGGCTGAGTTGCAGAGTCGCTGGGCCACGAGAGTGTTTAAAG GTTTATCGACTCTCCCctcagaaaaaaagatgatggaGGAAATTGAAAAAGATACCTTAACCATGCATCAGAG GTTTGTCTGCTCAGAGCGGAACCCTCTCCAGGTGGACTACATCCCTTACATGGACTCCATAGCAGAACAG GTGCCCAGCAGCGAGGTTACAGCAGCTGGAGACAGAAATGCAATTCAGAGCTGCCTGCGGTGTTAA